A genomic segment from Lutzomyia longipalpis isolate SR_M1_2022 chromosome 3, ASM2433408v1 encodes:
- the LOC129793955 gene encoding uncharacterized protein LOC129793955: MRPGPGLVVMALAFISGARRGTTQQLNSPSLAGKLGKGEDDGTGALSRINPWLSACDLAQPNSAPDLQGQCSAGTLPVAWVDEGPGPPRCPPPCATVTTLDKMTNENNKVNMEGRFNDKQQQCLDYIGDNEESSPAQICKKSSRDIETKLRALRLRHCCERSAISALHSQALEDVLKGGIKCNRLLNDLLETDALATRITCEFTEILVRYDCRQPYSIINHCEDCKEAYRRWVCSTLIPYFAEKKDVKNNETTQGGKYSVENKSRVNRNIQANHNRFGEADENSLTEVLKRSRRKSKTMPPRRRIRPCLDVCQTVEQKCPYMLPGDRAPAHPTQYAGEPTFLCLDPNIPETGEQFHKSNNGPENCCYTYCGSPGEGLCSQCDLPATIQHKNNDTSNLNNKLNTTTSKANINTKNNNQKAQIANDRGSDVAIDGETEPFDYDEIPQQLPVCQSTTSVAIMPQTRCPIPYYVSPSFTSMARSILVANPTSGAPDQPAPSGAMVHVPCTWLMLATLLLRFTFGTQLPWTIHLVPGSNIVVAAIAPATTTWIHHILPQLAGL; encoded by the exons ATGCGGCCAGGACCCGGGCTGGTCGTGATGGCGCTTGCGTTTATTTCGGGGGCTCGGCGAGGCACCACACAGCAGCTAAACAGTCCCAGTCTTGCGGGCAAGTTGGGCAAAGGTGAAGACGACGGCACAGGGGCCCTCTCACGGATCAACCCCTGGCTGTCTGCTTGCGACCTGGCGCAACCCAACTCAGCACCGGATCTTCAG GGTCAATGCTCAGCCGGTACACTGCCTGTGGCCTGGGTGGATGAAGGTCCTGGACCACCGCGGTGTCCACCACCTTGTGCAACAGTCACCACATTGGATAAAATGactaatgaaaataataaagtgaATATGGAGGGTCGATTCAATGATAAACAACAACAGTGCCTTGACTATATTGGCGATAATGAGGAGTCTAGTCCTGCACAAATCTGTAAAAAATCATCACGTGACATTGAGACCAAATTACGTGCGTTGCGATTGAGACATTGCTGCGAACGTAGTGCAATTAGTGCTTTGCATAGTCAAGCATTGGAAGATGTATTGAAAGGTGGTATAAAGTGCAATAGATTACTCAACGATCTACTGGAAACTGATGCACTTGCAACGCGGATTACATGCGAGTTTACAGAGATACTGGTTAGATACGATTGTCGACAGCCGTATTCTATCATAAACCACTGTGAGGACTGCAAA GAGGCATATCGAAGATGGGTCTGCAGTACATTGATACCTTATTTCGCCGAAAAGAAGGACGTGAAGAATAATGAGACAACACAAGGAGGCAAATATTCTGTTGAGAACAAATCAAGGGTAAACAGAAATATCCAGGCGAATCACAATAGATTTGGTGAAGCGGATGAAAATTCACTGACAGAGGTTCTTAAACG ATCAAGACGGAAATCGAAGACAATGCCACCGAGGCGACGAATACGGCCATGTCTGGATGTTTGTCAGACGGTTGAGCAGAAGTGTCCATATATGCTACCAGGCGATCGTGCACCTGCCCACCCAACCCAGTATGCAGGAGAACCAACATTCCTCTGCCtag ATCCAAATATTCCAGAAACTGGTGAGCAATTCCACAAGTCCAACAATGGCCCCGAAAACTGCTGCTACACGTACTGCGGTTCGCCCGGTGAGGGTCTCTGTTCCCAATGTGATTTACCAGCAACCATCCAGCATAAGAATAATGATACatctaatttaaataataaacttaACACTACTACTAGTAAAGCTAACATAAATACGAAAAACAATAATCAAAAGGCGCAAATTGCGAACGATAGGGGAAGTGACGTGGCCATCGATGGAGAAACGGAACCATTCGACTACGATGAAATACCACAGCAATTGCCCGTCTGCCAGAGTACCACGAGTGTGGCTATTATGCCGCAAACAAGGTGCCCCATACCCTACTACGTGTCGCCATCCTTCACATCGATGGCACGATCCATACTCGTTGCCAACCCTACATCAGGTGCGCCCGATCAACCGGCGCCCTCCGGTGCCATGGTACATGTACCGTGCACGTGGCTCATGCTAGCCACATTGCTCCTCAGATTCACCTTCGGCACCCAACTACCCTGGACGATACACCTCGTTCCGGGTAGCAACATCGTCGTCGCGGCCATCGCTCCCGCCACCACAACGTGGATCCACCACATCTTACCCCAACTTGCCGGGTTATAG